The genomic stretch TTAcattcattattatttgctGTCACTTCGTTCTGGCTTCTATCCTTGTACTTTTGGTTATCGTATACgtcgtatacatatatcgtatattttctatacactgtatggttagtggcaACGCCTAAGACACACAAGTAAACTCCTTATCCGATGGTACATTAGTTCATTGTTCTTTAGACAAAAGTtgggaaattgaattttcttcaGAGCGCTAGCCCCCCTATATGCGAGAGGGTTAGCCCCCCCCCATGTGCAAAGAGGAGATTCCCTTCGAGGTCGAGGTCGAGGGAGTAAATGAGAACTTTTTCGATTAACACAGATGTCCGCCAAAGGAAACCACCCGCTAATTGACTTTTGACAATGTTCAATCTAATGGCACGGGGACATACATATTCGAAGGAGGGGCACGTTTGTACTCTCGAAAGGATTGGACTGATTGTTGAATCTCAAATCCCATGAAGGATTCATAATGATGGTGCTCGCTGCTATGGAACTATAGAACCTGCTTGTTATTAGACGTAGTGGCACTAGTAGCCAGCTTTTATAAACTGTTAAACTCTTAAAGATGCAAACTCTGTGAGGCACCTAAAGCTGTCTGCCATGAAACTATAAAAGCTGGCTGCTATACCGAGCATCAGTTTATAATAACCAGAAGTCGTATTTTGAGCACTATTTCCAATACAAAGGACTGTTTGTAATCcctttcctcgaatgttagtcttaCATCTATCATTCCTGCATGTATGCGtaatgcggcagcgcccctcggtcggttgggcgtgAGGAGGGCTGAATCCACTGAATTTGTGCATTCattaataaatcaaaaaatcatataaatataaatgtattgCTGAAATAAGAATGCATTCATATTTGGTTAAAAAATTATCTGCTGTAATCGACAGCAATGGAAACCCTAATATAATTATTGAAAGAAAAGTGCACTCTTTGCTTCAAgctttttaaatttgtaaataaataaaaatatatgggAAATAGTTTTTTTTCAATGTCGCACTACTTAAATACTTACAACTATAATCGGCAAACAGCATTAAACGGCAATAAGTGTTGTGATAAGTAGATGTAAGCCGGTCATTGTTGGTACAGTTGGAGGGTTTCACACTTGCCCaaggcacgcacacacacaggcacatgTAAAGCCAGTCGAGCAGAAAAGTgtactctcactctcttttttCCATTGCCTGCAGTCCCACAGTCAGACATTCAGAGAGAGCAAGAAGAAACAAGTGTCTGTTCGCATTTTCTTACTGTTTGGCTGTATACGAATGAAAGCACGAGAGAGACTAGCTTTGGCGAAGGAAGCTTTTGATGCCCTTGCAGATCGTTGGTTGGCGGAGAGCTTTAAAATGAGTTACAGCCGGActtggaagagagagagagagagagcgagtttGAGCTTAGCTACTGGACAAGGCTTTACTCATTCTTGCTTAGCTTTCTTTAAGAATCAAGAAAGCGAGCTTGAGCTTTCTTGCTGTTTGAGAAAAAGCCTGCCAAAAAGAATGAGCCTTGCTTCTGGCTCTCCTTCTTGTGCTTGACTGACGAgaccgtctctctctctctctctctctttgtctgcTTAAAGTACAGTCTTCTGTTTGCGGTGAGATAACAGTTCTGCTATGTTTATTCCTGTTTTGTATTTACAATGAGTGCTGCCAATCCTCTTCATAAAACTGGCAAGAGAACGTTGTAATGTTCTGAGAATGCATTAATTCGAATTTCTCCTTGGGGCCGTCCGCGCTCTACTGATAATGGGCGAGGGCCTCCTTGTTGATAACGCCCGCGGTGCTCGTGTACTTCGGGGATGTGCCATTGAGCGCGATGAACTGCTCTGCCACCTCGACGGCAACACGCACTTGCGCCTCCGCTGTGCTGGCTCCCAAATGGGGCGTGGCCACCACCTTCGGGTGACTGATGAGGGCCTTGGTGACCGCAGACTTGGGCGGCTCCTCGGGATACACGTCGAAGGCGGCCCCGGCCACTTGGCCACTCTCAAGGGCGTCGATGATGGCCTGCTCATCTATGATGCCGCCCCGAGCCACGTTCACGACCTTGACGCCCTTCTTGCACTTGGCCAGAGTCTCCGTGGAGATGAGATCTGTGAAACAGAAGGAAAGGGACATcgataaatacatatttcagGACACCCGTTGATTACTCACTTCTGGTGGCTGGAATCAGAGGCGTGTGCACCGTTATATAGTCGGCTAGTGGCCAGATCTCCTCCAGGGAGAGCTTCTGAATCCCCACAGCCTTGGCCTCAGCCTCCGTGGTGATGGGATCGTAGCCAATTATCTACAAAAACATTCCACCTTCAATTAGTATTGTGTCCAAGGCAAAATGGAACTTGTTGAAACCCACCTTCATGCCCCACGTCTTCATGCGGATGGCCACCTCGCGTCCGATgcggcccaggcccaggacgGCCAGGGTCTTGCCGTAGAGCTCCGTGCCGCTGTAGAGCTTCCTGTCCCAGCGACCCTCCTTCATGCTCTGCCCGGCGGGGACGACGGGTCTGGCCAGGGCACCAATTAGGATGCACGTCAGCTCACAGGCAGAAATAGAATTGCCACCCGGAGTGCTGAAAGCGACGGAGTTTAGTTAAACATTCCCTAAATGCCGTGACAGACGACAGTCGCggagtggggggtgggggcgcgGGCGTTTGTTGTGACTAGACAGCATTATGCAAATGCCCTTCcaaatagaagaaaaaaaaaagaaaccaagaGGCAAAAAAATATGGCAAATTTTCGCGCTTCGCTCCGTATCCTTGGCAATGCGCTGTGGCTTGTGACATCGCAGACCCCATTGCCCCCACCTCCGCTCCCCGCGACACTCGGGGTCCCTTAATTATGCGTGTCAAACGGCGGCAATTGACCCACCCGGGTCGCGGTCTGGATGGAGGCTGCAATACGATAGCGACGGCCAATCCGCCGATTGAAAATGCGCATAATTTTGGGCTATCGACAAGCTCCATCCCCCCATTCTCCATCCCCCCCCAGGGCTTGCACTAACGGCTTAAGGAGCACTTACTTAAGGACAACGACATTATGCGCTGTCGCTGCAGGCACATCGATGTTGTCCACCCCGGCCCCGGCACGGCCCACAACCTTCAGACTGCCGGCTCCAGCGGCC from Drosophila pseudoobscura strain MV-25-SWS-2005 chromosome 4, UCI_Dpse_MV25, whole genome shotgun sequence encodes the following:
- the LOC4817059 gene encoding D-3-phosphoglycerate dehydrogenase; its protein translation is MPLKIKNVLVCDAVDKSCVELLQEHGINVTYKLKLPVDELCQEVKKYDAAIVRSDTKITAEVLAAGAGSLKVVGRAGAGVDNIDVPAATAHNVVVLNTPGGNSISACELTCILIGALARPVVPAGQSMKEGRWDRKLYSGTELYGKTLAVLGLGRIGREVAIRMKTWGMKIIGYDPITTEAEAKAVGIQKLSLEEIWPLADYITVHTPLIPATRNLISTETLAKCKKGVKVVNVARGGIIDEQAIIDALESGQVAGAAFDVYPEEPPKSAVTKALISHPKVVATPHLGASTAEAQVRVAVEVAEQFIALNGTSPKYTSTAGVINKEALAHYQ